Proteins co-encoded in one Brassica rapa cultivar Chiifu-401-42 chromosome A02, CAAS_Brap_v3.01, whole genome shotgun sequence genomic window:
- the LOC103829431 gene encoding uncharacterized protein LOC103829431, whose translation MAQSGPSDNRRRQRPPELNLPDMQQRRIPTSVASAGFVMPPTSGSSGHSMPPGAVGSSTRDRPPVNNDNHLTEQALLRSAAREHQPHLHPKKVNGALWFGVDPSVHKFIRTTWQAYYWGPWPSWKFVPEERRTSWWHTFIQNYYWEEKHHDEVYNRWKIHTQHTVCQKISRKKRDNEKPKYISEEDWSILPANWATQKAKDKSTKAAKSRTSAPPGKKMSKHSAGPNNFAKLEYDMMVEGGLDEPPSFIDLVCKTHTRKDGSFIDERAEALVLAVEEAVDSMILDEDSPNGASPTASTATTAPSRRFLLDQEFLKLAKTSKGSVYGIGSVQFRDYEPPQSVPASLKRSLDMDLRVSGIETNAEHVQTAVELLKTDVTTLKGDFLAFKTEFQQEMAATRSSLNVILQALGALGAVSPQVNQPDNASTP comes from the exons ATGGCTCAAAGCGGACCATCGGATAATCGGCGTCGCCAACGCCCACCAGAGTTAAACCTTCCCG ATATGCAACAAAGAAGAATACCAACCTCAGTTGCATCTGCAGGGTTTGTCATGCCTCCTACGAGTGGGTCTTCTGGTCATTCCATGCCACCAGGAGCTGTTGGGTCTTCAACTCGAGACCGTCCACCTGTTAACAACGACAACCATCTAACAGAACAAGCACTCTTACGCTCTGCAGCTAGAGAGCATCAGCCTCACCTACATCCAAAGAAAGTCAACGGTGCTTTGTG GTTTGGAGTGGACCCTAGTGTTCATAAATTCATCCGAACAACTTGGCAAGCTTACTACTGGGGGCCATGGCCTAGCTGGAAGTTTGTTCCAGAGGAGAGGAGAACAAGTTGGTGGCACACTTTCATT CAAAACTATTACTGGGAAGAGAAGCACCATGATGAAGTGTACAACCGCTGGAAGATTCACACACAGCATACTGTATGTCAGAAAATCAGCAGGAAGAAGAGAGATAACGAGAAGCCAAAGTACATCAGTGAGGAGGACTGGTCTATCCTCCCAGCCAATTGGGCAACTCAAAAAGCTAAGGATAAGAGCACAAAGGCTGCTAAGTCACGCACTTCAGCTCCTCCTGGCAAGAAGATGTCTAAGCACTCTGCTGGACCAAATAACTTTGCTAAGCTTGAGTACGATATG aTGGTTGAGGGTGGATTGGACGAGCCACCATCTTTCATTGACCTTGTGTGCAAGACACACACTCGCAAGGATGGTTCATTCATTGATGAACGTGCTGAGGCTCTTGTCTTAGCGGTGGAGGAAGCTGTGGACTCTATGATACTCGATGAGGACTCTCCTAATGGTGCCAGCCCAACTGCTTCAACTGCTACAACTGCTCCTTCAAGGCGGTTCCTCCTTGATCAAGAATTTCTCAAG CTTGCTAAGACAAGCAAAGGGAGTGTATATGGGATTGGTAGTGTCCAGTTCAGAGACTATGAACCACCTCAGTCAGTCCCAGCATCTCTTAAACGCAGCTTAGACATGGACTTGCGCGTCTCTGGAATAGAGACAAATGCTGAACATGTGCAGACCGCTGTGGAACTTCTCAAGACTGATGTGACAACTCTCAAAGGAGATTTTTTAGCCTTCAAGACTGAGTTCCAGCAGGAGATGGCTGCAACAAGAAGCTCCCTTAATGTCATTCTACAGGCTCTTGGTGCTCTTGGTGCTGTTTCTCCTCAAGTGAACCAACCTGACAATGCCTCAACTCCTTAG
- the LOC117131048 gene encoding uncharacterized protein LOC117131048 encodes MTKTTQNKHFRGNEEHNIKQRKPLLSIFLCVLDKLVNVFSQLFLLYFIISMSHFFQSREWMDRHLDPIRNCVSEEFMEGIEVFLAFACNQESYQGTNTMLCPCARCKNRKQRDAKTVSKHLFRVGFTGNYYVWSSHGESCYNVGQSSGTSHFYGEETQEEAEGTNYQIPNEMYVNNPFSNININLEEEVEVTPTLEYVVEAGNEETYHDNVFRAYEDASQPLYDGCSEGISQLYLASRLMKAKTDYNLPEACIDEISKTFKDVLPKPNKAPSSYYETKKLARSLGLPVVKIDICEDNCMLFWKEDKELLACRFCGKDRYHPNRGRGKNRPKQRMFYMPITERLKRLYQVETTASHMRWHAEHNSPEGEMHHPSDGAAWKHFNGVYPQFAAESRNIYLGLSTDGFNPIGMNGEAHSIWPVIVTPYNLPPGMCMKREYLYLSILVPGPKHPKKSLDIYLQPLIEELQSLWSEGVEAYDISKKERFTMRAALMWTISDFPAYAMLSGWMTHGRLACPYCLDDTKAFWLQNGRKHSWFDCHRMFLPQNHPYRRNVNAFRRGQTVTDDPPLWLTGEEILRERINNIEGLSKTVDCGGKGHEKAAQTISGYGKDHNWVKKSIFWDLPYWENLLLRHNIDFMHVEKNFFDNLTNTVLNVPGKTKDNIKSRMDLPNICRRQSLHLNEDGTMPVPIFRLSNEEKRQFLSWLKNDIKFPDGYASKFSRCIDETNMKLSGLKSHDCHVIMQRLYPFAFRELLPKHVHTAISEIALFFRDISAKILRTEDVVLLKENIGVKLCNLEKIFPPSFFDVMEHLPVHLPDEAALGGPVQYKWMYVFERYMYHLKKMVKNKANIAGSIVAQSLNEEMSTASATYFGHPEVIEEASIRGKIRFTYTYEDVPNLFYHEGRVSGKATTRWLTDVDFTVLQTFMLLNCDVFEPYERMFDEFVMEANPNITSNDLQKAKDQHFAKWVKDFITNASETYEFPLWMLDFIQGPHRNYTSWPIYFSRGYCFHTHSHGQDKNTQHYGVYVRGTTETEYYGLIEEIMMIEYGGAVGLKAMIFKYKWFDTVVGRGMRKHKSGIIDVSPRGQYEKYDPFILSGNCDQVCFIPYPRVRRTNVADWWACTKVLPRGVNETSEVALTALQDDTRNDVVAPSEMIRIESYVVKDDSGYDVLPVAPPNDEYVSEDELEDSCGDSDSNSDSD; translated from the exons ATGACtaaaacaacacaaaacaaACACTTTCGTGGAAATGAAGAGCACAATATCAAACAAAGAAAACCTCTCCTCTCTATATTTTTATGTGTTCTTGACAAATTAGTGAACGTGTTTTCTCAACTCTTTCTTTtgtatttcataatttcaatgtCTCATTTCTTTCAATCAAGAGAGTGGATGGATCGACATTTAGATCCAATCCGAAATTGTGTTTCTGAAGAATTTATGGAGGGAATTGAAGTGTTTCTAGCTTTTGCTTGTAATCAAGAGTCTTACCAAGGAACAAACACTATGTTGTGTCCATGTGCACGATGCAAGAACCGGAAACAACGCGATGCAAAGACGGTTTCTAAACATCTTTTCCGAGTAGGATTTACGGGGAATTACTATGTTTGGTCAAGTCATGGAGAAAGCTGTTACAACGTTGGACAATCTTCGGGGACAAGTCATTTCTATGGAGAAGAAACacaagaagaagcagaaggtacAAACTATCAAATTCCAAACGAAATGTACGTTAATAATCCATTTtccaatataaatataaatttggaAGAAGAGGTTGAAGTAACCCCTACTTTGGAGTATGTGGTGGAAGCGGGTAATGAAGAAACATATCACGATAACGTTTTTAGAGCCTATGAAGATGCAAGCCAACCACTTTATGATGGATGTTCTGAAGGAATTTCTCAACTATACTTGGCTTCACGATTGATGAAAGCAAAAACCGATTACAATTTGCCGGAAGCTTGTATCGACGAGATATCAAAAACTTTCAAAGATGTTCTACCGAAGCCGAATAAAGCGCCATCATCTTATTACGAAACAAAGAAGCTGGCCCGATCACTTGGCCTCCCTGTTGTGAAGATTGATATTTGTGAGGATAACTGCATGTTGTTTTGGAAAGAAGATAAAGAGCTTTTGGCATGTCGGTTTTGTGGTAAAGACAGATACCACCCAAACAGAGGAAGAGGAAAAAATCGTCCTAAACAGAGGATGTTTTATATGCCGATTACGGAACGTCTGAAACGTCTATACCAAGTAGAGACAACTGCATCACATATGCGATGGCACGCAGAGCATAATTCTCCTGAAGGAGAAATGCATCACCCGTCAGATGGAGCGGCATGGAAGCATTTTAATGGGGTATATCCTCAATTCGCTGCTGAAAGTCGTAACATTTATTTAGGCTTATCGACAGATGGATTTAATCCAATCGGTATGAATGGTGAAGCACATTCGATCTGGCCCGTTATCGTAACTCCATATAACTTACCACCTGGTATGTGTATGAAAAGGGAATATTTATATCTGTCGATACTAGTTCCCGGGCCAAAACATCCGAAAAAAAGTCTAGATATTTATCTTCAGCCGCTGATTGAAGAATTACAAAGTTTGTGGAGTGAGGGGGTGGAAGCTTATGATAtctcaaagaaagaaagattcaCAATGCGAGCGGCACTGATGTGGACAATAAGCGACTTTCCAGCATATGCAATGCTTTCTGGTTGGATGACGCACGGTAGATTAGCGTGTCCATATTGTTTAGATGATACAAAGgcgttttggttacaaaatggAAGAAAGCatagttggtttgattgtcacaGAATGTTTTTGCCTCAGAATCATCCTTACCGGCGAAATGTTAATGCGTTTCGGCGGGGACAAACAGTAACAGATGATCCACCCCTGTGGTTAACTGGAGAAGAAATTCTTCGTGAAAGAATAAACAACATTGAGGGGTTGTCCAAAACAGTTGATTGTGGAGGAAAAGGCCACGAGAAGGCTGCACAGACGATATCTGGCTATGGAAAGGATCATAATTGGGTGAAGAAGAGTATTTTTTGGGATTTGCCATATTGGGAGAACCTTCTTCTTCGACACAACATTGACTTCATGCATGTGGAGAAAAACTTTTTTGATAATCTCACCAACACTGTGTTGAATGTTCCTGGAAAGACGAAAGATAACATTAAATCGAGGATGGATCTCCCTAATATATGTAGAAGACAATCTCTACATTTAAACGAAGATGGAACTATGCCTGTGCCGATATTTAGGTTgtcaaatgaagaaaaaaggcAATTTCTCTCATGGCTGAAGAATGATATAAAATTTCCAGATGGATACGCTTCAAAATTTAGTCGGTGCATTGATGAAACAAATATGAAGCTATCAGGGTTGAAAAGTCACGATTGTCACGTTATTATGCAACGACTTTACCCATTTGCATTTCGTGAACTCCTTCCGAAACATGTTCATACCGCAATTTCAG AGATTGCACTTTTCTTTCGTGATATCTCAGCAAAGATATTGCGCACCGAAGATGTTGTTcttttgaaagaaaatatagGGGTGAAGCTTTGTAACTtagagaagatatttcctccatcATTCTTTGATGTTATGGAACATCTTCCTGTGCATCTACCAGATGAAGCTGCATTAGGTGGTCCTGTCCAATATAAATGGATGTATGTCTTCGAAAGATACATGTATCATTTGAAAAAGATGGTAAAAAACAAGGCAAATATTGCAGGGTCCATTGTTGCACAATCCTTGAATGAGGAGATGTCAACTGCATCTGCAACTTACTTTGGTCATCCAGAAGTAATAGAAGAAGCTTCCATTCGAGGGAAAATTCGATTTACTTATACTTATGAAGATGTGCCAAATTTGTTTTATCATGAAGGTCGGGTCAGTGGAAAAGCCACCACGAGATGGTTAACAGATGTTGACTTCACCGTCTTGCAAACATTTATGTTGCTCAATTGCGATGTGTTTGAACCTTATGAAAg GATGTTTGACGAGTTTGTGATGGAAGCAAACCCAAATATTACTAGTAATGATCTACAGAAAGCGAAAGATCAACATTTTGCAAAATGGGTGAAAGACTTT ATTACAAATGCCAGTGAAACATACGAGTTCCCTTTATGGATGTTGGATTTCATTCAAGGACCGCATCGTAATTACACATCGTGGCCGATATATTTCTCGCGAGGATATTGCTTCCACACACATAGCCATGGCCAAGATAAAAATACCCAACATTATGGCGTGTATGTCCGTGGAACCACAGAGACCGAGTATTATGGGCTGATAGAAGAAATCATGATGATCGAGTATGGTGGTGCTGTTGGCTTGAAAGCCATGATTTTCAAATACAAGTGGTTTGATACAGTAGTGGGTCGTGGAATGCGTAAGCATAAGTCAGGGATCATTGATGTGTCTCCCCGTGGCCAATATGAGAAATATGATCCTTTCATACTGTCTGGTAATTGTGATCAAGTATGTTTCATTCCTTATCCGCGTGTGCGTCGTACAAATGTGGCAGACTGGTGGGCATGCACAAAAGTTTTGCCTCGAGGGGTAAATGAAACATCTGAAGTTGCTTTAACAGCATTGCAAGATGATACACGTAACGATGTTGTTGCACCGAGTGAGATGATACGAATTGAATCATATGTCGTGAAAGATGATTCTGGTTATGATGTCTTACCCGTGGCTCCTCCTAACGATGAATATGTATCAGAAGACGAGTTAGAAGATTCTTGTGGCGACTCTGATTCGAACTCTGATTCTGATTAA